The following proteins come from a genomic window of Caloenas nicobarica isolate bCalNic1 unplaced genomic scaffold, bCalNic1.hap1 Scaffold_559, whole genome shotgun sequence:
- the LOC136002865 gene encoding LOW QUALITY PROTEIN: zinc finger protein 653-like (The sequence of the model RefSeq protein was modified relative to this genomic sequence to represent the inferred CDS: inserted 1 base in 1 codon; deleted 1 base in 1 codon): MSAAERGPGGGSGGSGGGPGRGPAAEPGGGRKARGRPRLTESDRARRRLESRKKYDVRRVYLGEAHGPWVDLRRRSGWSDAKLAAYLLGLERGQRAGRRGKPWEQIPKMPKRKKRRRRNVNCLRHAALWYQDHRGRCPAEPRLAELEPALGLSSTAVWQCERGHRYFQDLHPPRTQSDSDSDSGGDTGSSSSSEAPAGGATPAAAGAEGPGPPPAGGRGAALEAVLCVGLGPPVPLGPPLLILAAPPFEALGGLQLDMGGAELPCTLLDGGSALPLEPPHPKTEEQQEVPGLKQEEPPVPTVEPPQEPPSEEDGSTIVYEIPREPLRRRSRRGRPPPPSSGGLPEPIGDAPPAKRGRLRSSCQGSGRRFQLRRQMLVDSGTCEFPCDSCGKSFKRKNHLDVHRRTHSGETPVECQLCGFRCRQRASLTWHMRRHGGGRGGGGSSPXPCPRCPCRFRTPHGLKFHTLKSHREPPPSAPPRHLGDP, encoded by the exons ATGAGCGCGGCCGAgcggggcccgggcggcggctccgggggctccgggggcggccccgggcgcggccccgcggcggagccgggcggcgggcggaaggcgcgggggcggccgcggctgACGGAGTCGGaccgggcgcggcggcggctggAGTCGCGCAAGAAGTACGACGTGCGGCGGGTGTACCTGGGCGAGGCGCACGGGCCCTGGGTCGACCTGCGGCGCCGCAGCGGCTGGAGCGACGCGAAGCTCGCGGCCtacctgctggggctggagcgcGGGCAGCGCGCCGGGCGGCGCgg GAAGCCGTGGGAGCAAATCCCCAAAATGCCCAAACGGAAGAAAA GACGGCGGCGCAACGTGAACTGCCTGCGGCACGCGGCGCTGTGGTACCAGGATCACCGCGGGCGCTGCCCAGCTGAGCCGCGGCTGGCGGAGCTGGAGCCGGCGCTGGGGCTCAGCAGCACGGCTGTGTGGCAATGCGAGCGGGGACACAGGTACTTCCAGGACCTGCACCCGCCGCGCACGCAAAGCGACAGTGACAGCGACAGCGGCGGGGACACCG GCAGTAGCTCCAGCTCAGAGGCTCCAGCTGGGGGGGCCACCCCAGCGGCAGCGGGGGCGGAAGGGCCAGGACCCCCCCctgcgggggggcggggggcggcgctGGAAGCCGTGctgtgtgtggggctgggccCCCCCGTCCCGCTGGGCCCCCCCCTGCTCATCCTGGCTGCCCCCCCGTTcgaggcactgggggggctgcaaCTGGACATGGGGGGGGCCGAGCTGCCCTGCACGCTGCTGGATGGGGGGAGCGCCCTCCCCCTAGAGCCCCCGCACCCTAAAACAG aggagcagcaggaggtgccGGGACTGAAGCAGGAGGAGCCGCCAGTTCCCACGGTCGAGCCCCCCCAGGAACCCCCCTCCGAGGAGGACGGGTCAACCATCGTCTACGAGATCCCACGGGAGCCGCTCAG ACGGCGCAGCCGGCGGGGtcgcccccctcccccctcctccGGGGGGCTCCCGGAGCCCATCGGTGACGCCCCCCCCGCAAAACGGGGACGCCTCCGCAGCAGCTGCCAG ggctctgggAGGAGATTCCAGCTGCGCCGGCAAATGCTCGTGGACTCGG gcacATGCGAGTTCCCCTGCGACAGCTGCGGGAAATCGTTCAAGCGCAAAAACCACTTGGATGTTCATAGACGGACACACAGCGGAGAGACCCCTGTGGA ATGCCAGCTCTGCGGGTTCCGCTGCCGCCAACGCGCGTCCCTGACGTGGCACATGCGGCGCCacggggggggcagggggggtgggggatcatccc cgccctgcccccgctgcccctgtCGCTTCCGCACCCCCCACGGCCTCAAGTTTCACACGCTCAAGAGCCACCGTGAGCCCCCCCCGAGC GCCCCCCCACGGCATCTTggggacccctga
- the LOC136002864 gene encoding evolutionarily conserved signaling intermediate in Toll pathway, mitochondrial-like, with amino-acid sequence RPEPPPAPGGRPGLGDPPGDAPADPAPPGDPPGAAAFEAALSALESAPGRRRGRLELVEAALAAMPALGVARERPLYHRLLRLLPRGPWLPRGPLQRLLGPFPRQQECGLRLLEQMERYGVVPDAETRFLLLGIFGPRSRPVRKCQRLLYWLPRARHLDPHPLPPRLPPPGLPIARLALRRIANDPDARITVYQEAVPDEGGDEGSVQPFIVGAQSPDQQELLAQHGPARPVFVEGPFPIWLRGRRLQYHVLRGDPPGPPLGAEPPDPERSLYYPLSLDLDLERGPWDDDDFDVDEVQEGPVFALCMAGAGDRRTLGRWIAGLQRNNPVLGRTPVVFRLGGGGTPGTPPGLRLRAGPPLPPALGPPPK; translated from the exons GCCGCCCGGAGCCTCCACCAGCGCCCGGCGGGAGACCCGGCCTGGGGGACCCCCCCGGAGACGCCCCCGCCGACCCCGCCCCGCCCGGTGAcccccccggcgccgccgcgTTCGAGGCCGCGCTGTCGGCGCTGGAATcggccccggggcggcggcgcgggcggctggagctggtggaggcgGCGCTGGCGGCGATGCCGGCGCTGGGGGTGGCGCGGGAGCGGCCGCTTTACCACCggctgctgcggctgctgccCCGCGGGCCCTGGCTGCCCCGGGGGCCGCTGCAGCGCTTGCTCGGGCCCTTCCCGCGCCAGCAGGAGTGCGGGCtgcggctgctggagcagatggAGCGGTACG gcGTGGTGCCAGACGCTGAGACGCGGTTCCTGCTGCTCGGGATCTTCGGGCCGCGCAGCCGCCCCGTGCGGAAGTGCCAGCGGCTGCTGTACTGGCTGCCCCGCGCACGGCACCTGGACCCCcacccgctgcccccccgcctGCCGCCCCCCGGGCTGCCCATCGCCCGCCTGGCGCTGCGGCGCATCGCCAACGACCCCGACGCGCGGATCACCGTGTACCAG GAGGCGGTGCCGGACGAGGGGGGTGACGAAGGTTCCGTCCAGCCCTTCATCGTGG GTGCACAAAGCCCGgaccagcaggagctgctggcccagcacggcccggcccggcccgtgTTCGTGGAGGGGCCGTTCCCCATCTGGCTGCGCGGCCGCCGGCTCCAGTACCACGTGCTGAGGGGGGACCCGCCGGGTCCCCCACTGGGG gcCGAGCCCCCCGACCCCGAGCGCAGCCTCTACTACCCGCTGAGCCTGGACCTGGACCTGGAGCGCGGGCCCTGGGACGATGACGACTTCGATGTGGACGAGG tgcaggAGGGCCCCGTGTTCGCGCTCTGCATGGCGGGCGCGGGCGACCGGCGCACGTTGGGCCGCTGGATCGCGGGGCTGCAGCGGAACAACCCGGTGCTGGGACGGACGCCCGTCGTGTTCCGCCTGGGGGGCGGGGGCACCCCCGGGACCCCGCCGGGGCTGCGACTGCGGGCAgggccccccctgccccctgcGCTGGGGCCCCCACCGAAATAA